A single region of the Mycobacterium lentiflavum genome encodes:
- a CDS encoding segregation/condensation protein A, with protein sequence MNDTANGEAAAQNGSSTGFQVRLTNFEGPFDLLLQLIFAHRLDVTEVALHQVTDDFIAYTREIGTQLDLEETTAFLVVAATLLDLKAARLLPAGQIDDEEDLALLEVRDLLFARLLQYRAFKHVAEMFAELEATALRSYPRAVSLEDRFTELLPEVMIGVDAERFAQIAAVAFSPRPVPTVAIGHLHELKVSVPEQAQKLLSMLEARGSGQWATFSELVADCEVPMEVVGRFLALLELYRSRAVAFDQSEPLGVLQISWTGERPTAEIRDE encoded by the coding sequence GTGAACGACACAGCCAATGGTGAGGCGGCAGCGCAGAACGGCTCCTCGACCGGTTTCCAAGTCCGCCTCACCAACTTCGAGGGGCCGTTCGACCTGCTGCTGCAGCTGATCTTCGCGCATCGTCTCGACGTGACCGAGGTGGCGCTGCATCAGGTCACCGACGACTTCATCGCCTACACCCGCGAGATCGGCACCCAGCTGGATCTGGAGGAGACCACCGCGTTCCTCGTGGTTGCCGCGACCCTGCTCGATCTCAAGGCCGCGCGGCTGCTGCCGGCCGGACAGATCGATGACGAGGAAGACCTCGCCCTGCTCGAGGTGCGGGACCTGCTCTTCGCCCGGCTGCTGCAGTACCGCGCGTTCAAGCACGTCGCGGAGATGTTCGCCGAGCTGGAAGCCACCGCGCTGCGCAGCTACCCGCGCGCGGTGTCGCTGGAAGACCGGTTCACCGAACTGCTGCCTGAAGTGATGATCGGTGTCGACGCCGAGCGGTTCGCCCAGATCGCTGCGGTCGCGTTCAGCCCGCGGCCGGTGCCGACGGTGGCCATCGGCCACCTGCACGAGCTCAAGGTCTCGGTGCCCGAGCAGGCCCAGAAGCTGCTGTCGATGCTCGAAGCGCGGGGCAGCGGCCAATGGGCCACGTTTTCCGAGCTGGTCGCCGACTGCGAGGTACCGATGGAAGTGGTGGGACGCTTTTTGGCGCTGCTCGAGCTGTATCGGTCCCGGGCGGTAGCATTCGACCAGTCGGAGCCGCTTGGCGTGCTCCAGATTTCGTGGACCGGGGAGCGTCCGACCGCCGAAATACGGGACGAATAA
- the scpB gene encoding SMC-Scp complex subunit ScpB: MEGIPDIAEAAPLDDEELRGVLEALLLVVDTPVAEEALGAATGQPVYRIAAKLQLMAEELTQRDSGIDLRRTGEGWRMYTRAKYAPYVEKLLLDGARSKLTRAALETLAVVAYRQPVTRARVSAVRGVNVDAVIRTLLARGLITEAGVDEDSGAATFATTELFLERLGLESLTDLPDIAPLLPDVDAIEDLSESLDSEPRFIKLSGGQTPEQSLSFDVDQD; this comes from the coding sequence ATGGAAGGCATCCCCGACATCGCCGAAGCAGCGCCGCTGGACGACGAGGAGTTGCGCGGCGTGCTGGAGGCGCTGTTGCTGGTGGTGGACACCCCGGTCGCCGAGGAGGCGCTGGGCGCCGCCACCGGGCAACCCGTCTATCGGATAGCCGCGAAACTGCAGCTGATGGCCGAGGAGCTCACGCAACGCGACAGCGGCATCGACCTGCGTAGGACCGGCGAGGGCTGGCGGATGTACACCCGCGCCAAGTACGCGCCCTACGTGGAGAAGCTGCTGCTGGACGGCGCGCGCTCCAAGCTCACCCGGGCCGCGCTGGAGACCCTGGCCGTCGTGGCCTACCGCCAGCCCGTGACCCGTGCGCGGGTCAGCGCGGTGCGCGGGGTCAACGTCGACGCCGTCATCCGAACCCTGTTGGCGCGCGGCCTGATCACCGAGGCCGGCGTCGACGAGGACAGCGGCGCGGCCACCTTCGCCACCACCGAGCTGTTCTTGGAGCGGCTCGGGCTGGAGTCGCTGACCGACTTGCCCGATATCGCACCGCTGCTTCCCGACGTCGACGCCATCGAGGATCTGAGCGAATCCCTGGACAGCGAGCCACGTTTCATCAAACTGTCGGGCGGCCAGACGCCCGAACAGTCGCTGTCATTTGACGTGGACCAGGATTAA